A window of Diabrotica virgifera virgifera chromosome 9, PGI_DIABVI_V3a contains these coding sequences:
- the LOC126891978 gene encoding zinc finger protein 845-like isoform X13, translating to MEITEKLIEDSSYQGNDVTRHTQGKTLNKNVTVVTGDRFYKCEICFKQFSQAGYLQNENKMEITEKLIEDSSYQGNDVTRHTQGKTLNKNVTVVTGDRFYKCEICFKQFSKAGNLKEHLRVHTGEKPHKCEICFKQFSKAGNLKAHLRVHTGEKPHKCEICFKQFSQAGHLKEHLRVHTTEKPYKCEICFKQFAHKYQLTVHMTVHTGEKLSECEICFKQFPRACTSKEHSRIHTGEKPHKCEICFKQFSKAGNLKAHLRVHTGEKPHKCEICFKQFSQAGHLKEHLRRHTGEKSHKCEISFKQFNRAGHLKVHTGEKPHKCEICFKQFSRAGTLKQHLRVHTGEKPHKCEICFKQFSQAGTLKEHLRVHTGEKPHKCEICFKQFNHACSLKTHLRVHTGEELPKCEICFKQFSQACSLKTHLRVHTGEKPHKCEICFKQFSQAGTLKEHLRVHTGEKPHKCEICFMQFSQACTLKQHLRVHTGEKPYKCEICFKQFAHKCQLTVHMTVHTGEKLHECEICFKQFPRAYTLKEHSRIHTGEKPHKCEICFKQFNYASSLKTHLRVHTGEELSKCEICFKQFSHAGHLKEHLRVHTREKPHKCEICFKQFSRAGTLKEHLRVHTGEKPHKCEICFKQFSQAGNLKEHLRVHKGEKPHKCEICFKQFSQAGTLKRHLRVHTGEKTHKCEICCKQFSHAGNFKKHLRRHTGEKP from the coding sequence GATAtcttcaaaatgaaaataaaatggAGATTACGGAGAAACTCATTGAAGATTCGTCTTACCAAGGAAATGATGTGACTCGACATACTCAAGggaaaacattaaataaaaatgtgacAGTTGTAACTGGCGATAGgttttataaatgtgaaatttgttttaagcaatttagtaaagcaggtaatttgaaagagcatttgagagtgcacactggggaaaaacctcacaagtgtgaaatttgttttaagcaatttagtaaagcaggtaatttgaaagcgcatttgagagtgcacactggggaaaaacctcacaagtgtgaaatttgttttaagcaatttagtcaagcaggtcatttgaaagaacatttgagagtgcacactacggaaaaaccttacaagtgcgagatttgttttaagcagtttgccCATAAATATCAATTAACTGTTCACATGACAGTTCATACAGGAGAAAAACTTTccgagtgtgaaatttgttttaagcaatttccTAGAGCATGTACTTCAAAAGAGCATTcaagaatacacactggagaaaaacctcacaagtgtgaaatttgttttaagcaatttagtaaagcaggtaatttgaaagcgcatttgagagtgcacactggggaaaaacctcacaagtgtgaaatttgttttaagcaatttagtcaagcaggtcatttgaaagaacatttaagaaggcacactggagaaaaatctcacaagtgtgaaatttctTTTAAGCAATTTAATCGAGCAGGTCATTTGAAAgtacacactggggaaaaacctcacaagtgtgaaatttgttttaagcaatttagtcgagCAGGTACTTTAAAACAGCACttaagagtacacactggagaaaaacctcacaagtgtgaaatttgttttaagcaatttagtcaagcaggtaCTTTAAAAGAGCATttaagagtacacactggagaaaaacctcacaagtgtgaaatttgttttaagcagtttaaccACGCATGTAgcttaaaaacacatttgagagtacatACCGGAGAAGAACTTcctaagtgtgaaatttgttttaagcaatttagtcaagcatgttctttgaaaacacatttgagagtgcacactggggaaaaacctcacaagtgtgaaatttgttttaagcaatttagtcaagcaggtaCTTTAAAAGAGCATttaagagtacacactggagaaaaacctcacaagtgtgaaatttgttttatgcAATTTAGTCAAGCATGTACTTTAAAACAGCATttaagagtacacactggagaaaaaccttacaagtgcgagatttgttttaagcagtttgctCATAAATGTCAATTAACTGTTCACATGACAGTTCATACAGGAGAAAAACTTCacgagtgtgaaatttgttttaagcaatttccTAGAGCATATACTTTAAAAGAGCATTcaagaatacacactggagaaaaacctcacaagtgtgaaatttgttttaagcagtttaactATGCATCTAgcttaaaaacacatttgagagtacatACTGGAGAAGAACTTtctaagtgtgaaatttgttttaagcaatttagtcatgcaggtcatttgaaagaacatttgagagtgcacactagggaaaaacctcacaagtgtgaaatttgttttaagcaatttagtcgagCAGGTACTTTAAAAGAGCATttaagagtacacactggagaaaaacctcacaagtgtgaaatttgttttaagcaatttagtcaagcaggtaatttgaaagagcatttgagagtgcacaaaggagaaaaacctcacaagtgtgaaatttgttttaagcaatttagtcaagctgGTACTTTAAAACGGcatttaagagtgcacactggggaaaaaactcacaagtgtgaaatttgttgtaaGCAATTTAGTCATGCAGGTAATTTCAAAAAACATTTAAGAaggcacactggagaaaaaccttaa
- the LOC126891978 gene encoding zinc finger protein 91-like isoform X12, protein MGFPFTINWRRYLQNENKMEITEKLIEDSSYQGNDVTRHTQGKTLNKNVTVVTGDRFYKCEICFKQFSQAGYLQNENKMEITEKLIEDSSYQGNDVTRHTQGKTLNKNVTVVTGDRFYKCEICFKQFSKAGNLKEHLRVHTGEKPHKCEICFKQFSKAGNLKAHLRVHTGEKPHKCEICFKQFSQAGHLKEHLRVHTTEKPYKCEICFKQFAHKYQLTVHMTVHTGEKLSECEICFKQFPRACTSKEHSRIHTGEKPHKCEICFKQFSKAGNLKAHLRVHTGEKPHKCEICFKQFSQAGHLKEHLRRHTGEKSHKCEISFKQFNRAGHLKVHTGEKPHKCEICFKQFSRAGTLKQHLRVHTGEKPHKCEICFKQFSQAGTLKEHLRVHTGEKPHKCEICFKQFNHACSLKTHLRVHTGEELPKCEICFKQFSQACSLKTHLRVHTGEKPHKCEICFKQFSQAGTLKEHLRVHTGEKPHKCEICFMQFSQACTLKQHLRVHTGEKPYKCEICFKQFAHKCQLTVHMTVHTGEKLHECEICFKQFPRAYTLKEHSRIHTGEKPHKCEICFKQFNYASSLKTHLRVHTGEELSKCEICFKQFSHAGHLKEHLRVHTREKPHKCEICFKQFSRAGTLKEHLRVHTGEKPHKCEICFKQFSQAGNLKEHLRVHKGEKPHKCEICFKQFSQAGTLKRHLRVHTGEKTHKCEICCKQFSHAGNFKKHLRRHTGEKP, encoded by the coding sequence GATAtcttcaaaatgaaaataaaatggAGATTACGGAGAAACTCATTGAAGATTCGTCTTACCAAGGAAATGATGTGACTCGACATACTCAAGggaaaacattaaataaaaatgtgacAGTTGTAACTGGCGATAGgttttataaatgtgaaatttgttttaagcaatttagtaaagcaggtaatttgaaagagcatttgagagtgcacactggggaaaaacctcacaagtgtgaaatttgttttaagcaatttagtaaagcaggtaatttgaaagcgcatttgagagtgcacactggggaaaaacctcacaagtgtgaaatttgttttaagcaatttagtcaagcaggtcatttgaaagaacatttgagagtgcacactacggaaaaaccttacaagtgcgagatttgttttaagcagtttgccCATAAATATCAATTAACTGTTCACATGACAGTTCATACAGGAGAAAAACTTTccgagtgtgaaatttgttttaagcaatttccTAGAGCATGTACTTCAAAAGAGCATTcaagaatacacactggagaaaaacctcacaagtgtgaaatttgttttaagcaatttagtaaagcaggtaatttgaaagcgcatttgagagtgcacactggggaaaaacctcacaagtgtgaaatttgttttaagcaatttagtcaagcaggtcatttgaaagaacatttaagaaggcacactggagaaaaatctcacaagtgtgaaatttctTTTAAGCAATTTAATCGAGCAGGTCATTTGAAAgtacacactggggaaaaacctcacaagtgtgaaatttgttttaagcaatttagtcgagCAGGTACTTTAAAACAGCACttaagagtacacactggagaaaaacctcacaagtgtgaaatttgttttaagcaatttagtcaagcaggtaCTTTAAAAGAGCATttaagagtacacactggagaaaaacctcacaagtgtgaaatttgttttaagcagtttaaccACGCATGTAgcttaaaaacacatttgagagtacatACCGGAGAAGAACTTcctaagtgtgaaatttgttttaagcaatttagtcaagcatgttctttgaaaacacatttgagagtgcacactggggaaaaacctcacaagtgtgaaatttgttttaagcaatttagtcaagcaggtaCTTTAAAAGAGCATttaagagtacacactggagaaaaacctcacaagtgtgaaatttgttttatgcAATTTAGTCAAGCATGTACTTTAAAACAGCATttaagagtacacactggagaaaaaccttacaagtgcgagatttgttttaagcagtttgctCATAAATGTCAATTAACTGTTCACATGACAGTTCATACAGGAGAAAAACTTCacgagtgtgaaatttgttttaagcaatttccTAGAGCATATACTTTAAAAGAGCATTcaagaatacacactggagaaaaacctcacaagtgtgaaatttgttttaagcagtttaactATGCATCTAgcttaaaaacacatttgagagtacatACTGGAGAAGAACTTtctaagtgtgaaatttgttttaagcaatttagtcatgcaggtcatttgaaagaacatttgagagtgcacactagggaaaaacctcacaagtgtgaaatttgttttaagcaatttagtcgagCAGGTACTTTAAAAGAGCATttaagagtacacactggagaaaaacctcacaagtgtgaaatttgttttaagcaatttagtcaagcaggtaatttgaaagagcatttgagagtgcacaaaggagaaaaacctcacaagtgtgaaatttgttttaagcaatttagtcaagctgGTACTTTAAAACGGcatttaagagtgcacactggggaaaaaactcacaagtgtgaaatttgttgtaaGCAATTTAGTCATGCAGGTAATTTCAAAAAACATTTAAGAaggcacactggagaaaaaccttaa